The genomic DNA gctattgatattaattttggGTGCCTGGTGGGGTCTTAGGGGCGGTCAGCAAGCTTGGCCTAACCTTAGGGCTAGAGCGATTACAAATTTAACTCAGACAGTTGATTCCTTGAGAATGTGAATTTCAAGAGAGCGATAGTTTGAATTGGTTAAATTAAAGTCGATGATATAATTTGTCAATCGGTCTCACCTCAGATTCGGGCCACCACAACTTACTTGGATGATGAACCACTGGCATATTCAAACCTAGAGTCGTCAATTGACTTTACATTTGAGGGATACATTGTGGGTATTGTGTGACTCTAAGCGACTCTAAGCGACCtcttaatattagatttattattgGTTATGTCTTTTTGTTGGCTTTGAACAAAGTTGGACATATTTTCCCTAATATTTTCTTGATTAAGGTGGTTAATAGTGACATTTTTTCTCTAATATTGTGGGCATCGATGACTTTATCAATTTGGATCAATATGTTCAACAGTAGAATAAGtgtttgatataataataaaataatacaaaataataataattcatcaaattgtttatataataatagtgaagataaagatcaaaattcaaaatattattttgccAATATTTGGTGTTGTATCTGTTGGTGTTTCTCCAACAGGATCCTTGATCAATCTATACATAAAAAGATaatcaaaatacttaataatcACCCTATGAAGTTTCATATAAacctcaaaataatataaactattgTCATCAACTATATATGAAGTATGAATCTCAAAATAAGCTAAATTTTGACccaaaaaataatgaataacttaaaagaagttaaaataaaagagaCTTAACTAAATTATGTGAGGGACAAGGCTTCAAATCAAACTACAACCTTTGATTTTTggataactattattttatctaGAAAAGAAACTAGGTTTAAGTTATTACTTACAATGCCACTTTAAATCGTTTTTTTGTCTGATAAAAGCAGAATCAGTTAATTCAAGTAGGAGATGGAGCTTGAAGTGAATTAAAGAGTGTCATTCTTAATGTctagaattaaaaattaataatttacacACATGAAACTAGAAATAGGTaaacccaataaaaaaaaacggGGAGAGGAGAATTGAGAAAGTGGtaagtgagaaaaaaaaaaattatttttcaaaaaaacatgataaatcCTCAGAATTTGCCTGAGTTGTCGAATTGGGTTTAACTgaattaattgtattttcaattttttaggtTCACCGAGTTTCAAAGCTATGGTTGATACATTATAATATAACCACACTCTTTCTCTGTGAATAATAtggtatatttttttgtaaaaattattatttgtccATTAAAGATGATATAACATGAAAAATTGATTGTATGTCAAATCTCAATACATATCTACGTCACCTTACGAATACAGCTAACTATActatactaaaatataaattaataattttataagaaactTCTAGAGAAAAGAATATATGTTGGAGATTTAGAAGTAGGGTTTGAAGAAtgggattaattaattaattggccCATTGGACTGGGTTTCCCAACAAAATCTATCCCCGGATCTCCTtacattacttatttattaaaaataaaatttctttataaattcgtaaaaatatttatttaaaataaaaaaaaattactttaaaaattattagttataaaaaatattatcttattatccTCACAAACTTTACTCGATacaattattaatgaaatatcgaaagaaaaacaaactttATTAAGGCAAAAAGATCTATTAAAGCTAATGTAGGTAAATCACAACATAAGTTTGTATTcagaaataataatttgataagaaAATGCTATATCATTCACAAAAGATCAACTAATCCAAGAATGGAAAGAATTGGTCAACTTGTGCTAAAGCTAAAGATGGTTTCAATCCCATAATCATTTGATCATTTGTTGTTGTGTTGCTATGTTTGAAATgtgcataaaaaaaatgttaattaatttattaaaaatatttaagatttgTTTACAAATCCAGATAATATATTATACCAGCCCAATGAAGGAGGGTGGACCCAAATAAGGCCTTTGAATGGATGGACCACGTGAGAGCCCAAAAGTGTAGGGTGCTTAATTTGTAGCTTAGGGTAAGGGGACCCACCTATATAATACAATTATTGTTCAGACATCTTTCCCTTTCTTCTCCCTACCAAGACATAGACTTAGCTTTTCATTTTTacaaaatccaaataattaatatatattctatttataagattaaatacTACGATATTAATCGTAGTTCAGATTAAGTCAATTCACATCGAAATGCAAGCTTATATTTTTCAAGACTTGTAAACCGAACTAGGTAAGAATCGATAACCACATTAACAACATAAATATGGGAAACGATCTAGACTGACCTACTTcccattcatttattttaaaggaTGTTTTTTGGTTGCAGGGCATATCACTTTTAttcatgattaaaataattaaaatagtagATTATGAGACTTATAACCAATAggttgttttttaattaaaaaaattaagggatAGAGTACAATGAGATCTTAGACTCATTTTTAATTTCCCAAACTAGCctcatttatttaatcttttccAAACTAACCTCTTTCATTATTTAAACTCATATATATGATAAcgtattattaaatatatattattatatatttaattatttaaattattattttttataatataataaatattatcatcacctttataaataattaatatataattattttaattatttcaatataacgatttttttttaaatgattcatacaaattataaaataaaagtcatttaagataacgatgaaaaaatataaaaggagTGAAACTAATATAacaactaaataattaataaaacatattacaataatcttattttaaaattattaacgaTTTTTCTGAGAACATCGTTTACTATGTCTCGTATGACCTTCTTGGCCACACCTTTCACAAATTGTGGTCATTCGTAAATTGTTTATTACAGTTCGAATTCATTGACTTTGACCTCGTTTATTTTTCTCctttctcaaatttttattgGAATGAGATTACCATATTTTTCCCAATCATGTGCTAATGAAATGTCCAATATGCTTCGTTAGGCATGAGATGAAATTCATACTGCCACATCTCAGAAAGTGTTGTTAAATTGTGATATGACTCAATGTATTGAGTCTAATCAAACTTGCATACTAAACAACTATCAATTATATGCGAACATGGAACAAAATCATCTGCgcatgttgatgatatgcttgTTGTCATCTTTCCAAAAacctttattttgttttgtaacGTACAATAGTCACCTCAAAGATCCCGATTTGTTAATTGTATGGAACAATTTTATGTGATGATGCCTTGCTTTcaatcttttcaaataaatctcttGACAACTTACAATAAGTATGGCCATTTTGAAAAGCATTCAAAGTTTTTGTCCGTATTTCTGCAACCTTCTTTACCGAgcgataatatatatatttcatcattgaTGTGATCGATAAAtacaaacatatattaattatttataaatgtgatgataatatttattatattataaaaaataacaatttaaataattaaatatataatatatatttaataataatttattatattaataaaaaaataaatatatatatataccgagTTAACTAAGTTTGAACAGTGAAAAGACTAGTTTGAAAAAGATGAAACAAATGAGACTAGTTTTCAAAATGAGACTAGTttgaaaagttaaataaaaaatgaggtACTTTGAGAAAGTTCTCCTAGTAGAATTACattgtattataaaatataaatacattataaaaaaattgtttatctttaattaaaattgataatccACATTGACGTGATAACTTTAAGTAAAGAGTAAATAAAAATGTTCCATTTTCATATTATTAGAACTTacacattaaataaaattaaaatattttatctaccAGAATTAGGGGAGTGAAATTTGGAATTGAAAATGTTCTTAAaagaatatgattttttttttttccaaaaataaataaattatatattctacATTTTTACCTTTACTATCTACATTTCTTTTAAAGGACAAAGTAGTGGTTGATAGTACTATTATATTCCAAACCCTAAATTAAATCCAAACAAGATTTGAGTATGAAAAGTTGATTTCAAACCATCCCTAAAAATTGAAAAGCAAAAAGTTTCAATTATTATCTCATAGAAGTAGTAGGTTCACAAGAAACCTAAAGAACATAGAATGAATGAAAGAGAATGAAGTATATAAATGCAACCATTTGGAGGATCTCTGTTTTGCAATAAGAAGATGATGATCATCAAGactcactttctctctctacatttccccattcttcttcttcttcagattATAATCGCCACCAAAGCTGATTTATTGACAGTCGGCAGCGGCGTTGGTGTCGAAATTGGCATCGGCGGCGGAGGCGGCATTTggattggaggaggaggaggaggatcaAATAATGTTCCTGATTCTCCGGCCAATATCCCGTCTGCAAGTCTTGCTCCGGCATATACAGCTCTCCAAGCATGGAAATCTGCAATTAAAGAAGACCCATTTAAGATTCTTGCATCATGGGTTGGATCCAATGTGTGTAATTACAAGGGAGTCTTCTGTGCACAACCTGAACAAGGCTATGGTTTAACCGGTCCCGACGGTCCAATCGTCGCCGGAATAGATCTAAACCGTGCAAATCTACAAGGAACACTTGTAAAAGAACTTTCCCTCCTCACTGATTTATCAATCTTTCATCTAAACAGTAACAGATTCACAGGCACCATTCCTCAAAGCTTTAGTTATCTTTCATCTTTAACTGAACTAGACTTAAGCAATAACCATTTCTCCGGTCAATTTCCAATTTCCGTTCTTTACATACCAAATCTTCTCTACTTAGATCTAAGATTCAACTTCTTCTATGGTTCAATCCCAGAAGATCTCTTTAACAAGAATCTAGACGCAATCTTCCTCAATAACAATCAATTCAGCGGCGAAATCCCATCAAATTTGGGGAATTCTCCAGCATCAGTAATCAATTTAGCCAATAATAAATTCATTGGAAACATCCCTTTTAGTTTGGGTTACATAAACCCAAAATTAAGAGAGATTCTTTTTCTGAACAATCAACTCACTGGCTGCATTCCTCAATCAATTGGGTTATGGCAATATTTGCAGGTTTTTGATGTGAGTTTCAATTCATTAATGGGTCATTTACCTGACACAATTTCTTGTCTTTCGGATATTGAAGTTCTGAATTTAGGACATAATAAACTTTCCGGTGAAGTGCCGGATCTGATCTGTGATCTGAACAGACTTATGTATCTGACTGTTGCTTATAATTTCTTTTCTGGGTTTAGTCAAGAATGCTCCAAGTTATCGTTTAGGAATGTGGGTTTTGATGTATCATTGAATTGTATACATGGGAGGGGAATGCAGAGGCCGGAGCCGGAATGTTCCATTATTCCCGGCGGTGGACTTAATTGCTTGAGAATACCGGTGGTTCAGCCTCTTGTATGTGCAATACTCTTTGATATTCAGAAGAATAGTAATAgaattccttcttcttcttcttctccatgaAAGAGACAGAAGAcgccattgttatggataactGTGAAAAGCTTGTCAATGGGAAAACCTATTTAAGTTTACTGTTTTCAATGTAAATtgtaaattacttttttttttaatcaacttAGAACATTTAATGATGGTAATTCACTTATATATTTgtcccttttttttttctaataatataatgtttgtCTTTATTATCAAGAGCATGTTTGATGTAGGGGCTACATGAATAtatgaattttgaaattaatttttttggatgaaaagtttttttttagattttaaattaaattaataaaattttgctttgattttaatattaaaattttataataaataaatataattcttataaaaatccaaaataagcCCATGTCTAGGACCCTTTAGCAAGACCCAAATTTTAGACACTCACCTCAAATTTAAATCTGGTCACAAATGTAATGTTATTGTCTAGAGTTATAATGCAATTATTAATATGTGACAAGAgttgtatttttatatagaaCATCACATATTAGAGTAATATCATTGTGATACTATTAAAACTGGATTTTGTTCTATAGTtgattaaataatctttttagattatttaaaaaatgttgatgcacattaatttttaaaaagtgtttattttttaatgtagaaTAGAAATGATGATTTGTTTGTCAAAACGAGGATAAGATATCGGTAATGATATGGGTTAGTTGTGGTACAAAATTCTTGAAATTAGGTAACTTGATTAATAATGAAATGtctattgaaaaataaataatattgtggttaaatatgtgaatgagattattGGTTAACCGAAATATGAAAGTGAGGTTTACGAAATGAGAGGTTGATTAGATtggtggttttttttttttttaaagtgagaGACGATAAAGAGGTTGGTAATATGATATGAGAACGTTAGGTACAAAATGGTCGTGAAGTCACAAAATTTAGTAAATATGAGAGGTGGGATATGAGAGATGATTGAGAAACAAACATTATTGGTATTTAAATATTAGAATGAGATTAATATTGGTTGACTGAAGTGAGGATAAAGAAGTCGGTGATATGAGATATGGTTGATTtgtcaaagtgagggtaaaagataTGAGTAATGTTGAAATGGTTTGTTGCAGAAGTgaagttgaagaaaaataaattagaaaatatatttggtattgatatttgtttacttatttttgtaaaaatttaaaaaatatatatatatgagggtAAAGAAGAAGGGATCAAATGAGACATAAGGGAAGTCTAACAGTCAAACCAACAGAAGGCAAGATGGAGTGCTCTGTTGATTAATGGATGGGCAGGTCTGGGGccaagaatttaattaattaattaaatgttggCTTGTTTTTTTAAGTTGTTTTTCAACTGTATTGACTTAGACCACATTAGAAATCATgaccaagaaaaataaatgggaagacttaaataaatgaaatagatgGTCCAAGAATACATTCATCACTTACCTTATCTCGATAAGCATCCTAGAGTGGTGGAACCCATCTCCATCTTCTTCAACAAACACACGGCTTGTTATGCATGTTCTGGGAATCGAttaaaaatctaacaataaCAACCTTGTGCCTCGTCCTCGTCGTCATCGACTGAAGATCTCCAATTTATCCCCCAAAAAAGAAGGCAAATGATGGATTGGATCAAGAGGTTGAATGGAGAGATTCCTTGAACTTTGAGGCTCCCGACATGGTATAAGAGGATCACGAAATAAGATCTTAGCTTACATTGTCATCTTATAGCTTATAGAATTTTCGAGTGATATCTATGCTGTGTGTAAAGCTTGTTACGATTGTTTAGAAGCTTTTAGATCCATAGTATTAGTGAGATCTCACATTCACATATAACTacttatcttaattttatctatttatttctCGTACCATGACAATAATCTAGACGCATGTCCTATGAATAGATTGATACAAAATTTAATCAggtttatatttatctttagaTAAATTTACTAAGGTGAAATAATTCAACAAAGTATAGAAGAAATATTTTACGTAAAATGGTCAAGAGTTTATAGTAGAAACCATTATTTGATTGACACTGAAACATAACGCCGATATtctttctcacgtgtaaccaaacACCAAACCTTGATCGAAATCTTTTTCACTCGCAATCGAGAACGCACAACATTTTCTTTTCCCAATTTCTTAAAGAGAAAATTGATTGGCGACTCTAAAAAAGTCCAAATTAGTATAATGATATTCACTAAATTCTATTTTTAGTTCCTCACTTTGGACGAGATGACTTTCGAAAATGTCATTCACTCGTTTCATTTACAAGGTTTAAGAAAAATGTAAGCCACGAGATTTAATGAAATCAACATTAAGTTAGACTATAGTTTATCCTATCAATTTAGTTCCTCATCCCATTCGGGATTCGAGAAAAATATAAGTTGTGAGGCAAAAATTATCGAGTCGAATAATCGTTTCAAGTTGTCGACCATTTTTAGACGTTACAAGGGTGCAAAATGCTCGAAGTGAAGTCATGAAATTTAGTAAATATGAGAGGTCGGTGATATGAGACATGATTGTGGAACAAATAATATTgatggttaaatatgtaaatgagATTGTTAGTTGACCGAAATGAGGATAAAAAGGTCGGTGATATGAGAGATGGTTGGTTTGCCAAGTGAGTGTAAAAGATGTTGGTAATGTTGAGAAGATTGAGTGCAAAAGTGAGATCGCGAGATTAGTAAATATGATAGGtcaattagatttggtttgtcAAAGTGAGAGAGGGTAAAGAGGTTGGTAATATTATATGAGATGGTTGGTGTATAAAATGCTCGAAGTGAGGTCACAAAATTTAGTTAATATGAGAGGTTCGGTGATATGAGAGATGATTGAGAAACACAAAATATTGatagttaaatatttgaatgaGATTGTTAGTTGACcgaagtgagggtaaagaggTTGGTGATATGAGAAATTGTTGATTtatcaaagtgagggtaaaaaatGTTGTTATTGTTGATATGGTTGAGTGCAAAAATGATGTCACaagattaataaatatgaaaagtctattaagaaagaaatgatGTTGGTTGTTAAATGAGTTTGTTGGTTGACCGAAGTAAGGGTAAATGGCGTGACGATGATTGGTTTGCCAAAAGATGTTGATAATGTTGAGTGCAAAAATGCTTGAAGTGAGGTTATGATATTGATAAATGTGAGAGACCGattgaaaaaaaagataataatgaaTAGTGAAAAATGTAAATGAGATGATTAGTTGTCCGAAATGATGATAAAGAAGAGTAATGCTGATAtcaattaatacaaaatattaaaagtgaAGTTACGAGATTAGTAATATAGAAGGTTCATCGAGAACAAAGAATATAATATTGATGAAATGAATGGAGAAGATAGGGTGATTGGACAAAGTAAGGAGAGGTTAAATGATGTAATATTTCAGCGTAAAATGATCGAAAAATGAGGTCAAAAAGATTATTAAGTCAGAATTTATTTTGGTTGACGAAAAATAATTCATCCTAATTAGGAGTAATTCCATAGTTGATGAGactataagaaaacaaattcttaatattttattatttaaataattatgtgtattttttttaatgagtgATATTTTAAGTGAGAGTCTAATATGTAATTTGGTGTCTTATAAATTACTCTTaccttataataataatatataaaaataataatacttaaattataaacattaatttattaaaaaatgtaagaTATAATTAACCACTTAAGATTAACCATTTATgacaaatttaaatgaatataattgttagaaccttattaatatatttaaaataatttgtttgtgaTTTAGGGTGATCCATTGTCTCTTTTCCTGTTCGTTGTTGTTATGGAAGCCCTCTAAAAAATGATGATTTTCACAGAAAACTTGGGACTCGTCTATGAAGTGTGTTGTGGGTCAAGAAAATATCTTTTTGTCATATCACATTTGTTTCTCATTGATGACACGCTCTACATGGTTCAGGCTACCTATAGGAATTTTAAACACCTTCAGgatattttatgattattcGGTGCATGCTCTAGTCTTCGAGTTAATCTATTTGGTTAAGATTTTAGAAATTAttgaattgtgtttaaatcataaactcaactggttttgataatttagcttaaataattaaaaagggagataTTGGTGGGttaagtttttaattgatttaaaataatttaacatacttgatttcgatgattgatgaaatagttttaataataaatggataaaactaagttcaattattgatagtcatatcaattataaaatatagggCAAATTACCTGAGCGGCCCTCAAACTATCTCaatcgctcacttttggccctcaaattaatttttgaaacaaatcgcccaTTCAACTTTTATAAACGTCACCAGTGacccttccgtcaactttttggttaaacctaaccgtttaagtttaaaatattatttttttatatattatctttaatcttatattttatatttatatatataattattaaatcgcttatatataatattatatatatatattattattaaattttatataattattaaatattttatataataaataaataatatatattatttatttttatttctctctctatataatttatatatattatctttaactaatttatatataatatttatataatatatattttaaaaactaatttaagtgttaaaagtatttgagtagttaaaaggttatcattatttttaataaattatttttaatatatataaaacaaagtttaaaaataaattatatggattatccctaatcattaattatatatatataaataaatttatataatttatagaatatatattttacaaaataatttgaaagattaaaagtaattgtaatcttctaactactcaaatacttttaacacttaaattattttttaaaatatatattatataaatattatatataaattagttaaagataatatatataaattatatatatatatatataaataaataatatatata from Impatiens glandulifera chromosome 9, dImpGla2.1, whole genome shotgun sequence includes the following:
- the LOC124914217 gene encoding leucine-rich repeat extensin-like protein 4 — encoded protein: MQPFGGSLFCNKKMMIIKTHFLSLHFPILLLLQIIIATKADLLTVGSGVGVEIGIGGGGGIWIGGGGGGSNNVPDSPANIPSASLAPAYTALQAWKSAIKEDPFKILASWVGSNVCNYKGVFCAQPEQGYGLTGPDGPIVAGIDLNRANLQGTLVKELSLLTDLSIFHLNSNRFTGTIPQSFSYLSSLTELDLSNNHFSGQFPISVLYIPNLLYLDLRFNFFYGSIPEDLFNKNLDAIFLNNNQFSGEIPSNLGNSPASVINLANNKFIGNIPFSLGYINPKLREILFLNNQLTGCIPQSIGLWQYLQVFDVSFNSLMGHLPDTISCLSDIEVLNLGHNKLSGEVPDLICDLNRLMYLTVAYNFFSGFSQECSKLSFRNVGFDVSLNCIHGRGMQRPEPECSIIPGGGLNCLRIPVVQPLVCAILFDIQKNSNRIPSSSSSP